A genome region from Sceloporus undulatus isolate JIND9_A2432 ecotype Alabama chromosome 1, SceUnd_v1.1, whole genome shotgun sequence includes the following:
- the CEP68 gene encoding centrosomal protein of 68 kDa isoform X2: MMNTVRHSESSLLDSPGIVPPRSVTSACYDPAPRSPHIFDTDYRKQMLFAPNSSTPKHLLGKKTPHGTSILPRTSISLQSPDVCDFGQEKMIRSKSFSTARARLLPETSASWDLHHLADHEERTMPSTCKQLPMISYSLMGQVRKMSSFQADYWACAIPDSLPPSPDRQSPHWNPNKEYEDLLDYTYPLRPKYKLVKNSKDSPIHDSGIELDSFSISPESTLKSVGMQDQEHQVLATQSTQRFLTPLLKKLENPALGSHDNLSPFGKVSFVDGGPSTDRSGIFHEKAHSLSPRCCGPAPATSANLHGREWNTRGHDSLNRIDATHSSFIRSTRVLPLQKECSSDEEYLSLPPRLKELETLALQLTDLSLNMRKPEHDSAEGSFPCISVNGKQLSSEVQADGGSNESQWELYCDSPCSFQEHGEEDLPSNQSWKGPENVLRKTASSDLVEIGCPEFLNSRSHQVKQEKDGDSLAHRIKKFCDQLEELICWLHKVAEVTDNWILPKPDVESVKASLQNYLEFKQDLAEHEALTEGVLQDGERLLKCMTSNSPVLQDTLCLIEKQSDELESHAERLYEAVLAAVDALGAGLVKNCDAQQIVEQSESSK; encoded by the exons ATG ATGAATACAGTCAGACACTCAGAGTCCAGTTTGTTGGATTCACCAGGGATTGTGCCACCCAGATCTGTGACTTCTGCCTGTTACGACCCTGCCCCCAGATCCCCCCACATCTTTGATACTGACTACAGGAAGCAGATGTTGTTTGCCCCTAATTCATCCACTCCAAAACATTTGCTgggtaaaaaaaccccacatggaACATCCATACTACCTAGAACCAGCATTTCCTTACAGTCTCCAGATGTGTGTGATTTTGGACAAGAGAAAATGATAAGATCAAAAAGTTTTTCAACTGCAAGGGCTCGGTTGTTGCCTGAGACATCCGCTTCTTGGGATCTTCACCATCTGGCTGACCATGAAGAAAGGACCATGCCAAGCACATGCAAGCAACTGCCTATGATTAGTTATTCATTGATGGGGCAAGTGAGAAAGATGTCCTCTTTCCAGGCTGATTATTGGGCATGTGCAATTCCTGATTCCTTACCGCCATCACCAGACCGTCAGTCCCCTCACTGGAACCCTAATAAAGAATATGAAGACTTACTTGATTATACCTACCCTTTAAGGCCAAAATACAAGCTTGTAAAGAACTCCAAAGACTCCCCTATCCATGATTCTGGGATTGAACTTGACAGCTTTTCTATTTCCCCTGAAAGCACCCTGAAATCTGTGGGCATGCAGGACCAAGAACATCAGGTTCTGGCGACCCAGAGTACACAAAGGTTTTTAACCCCCTTGTTGAAAAAACTAGAAAACCCAGCTCTGGGTTCTCATGACAATCTTTCACCCTTTGGGAAAGTGTCCTTTGTAGATGGTGGTCCCTCTACTGACAGAAGTGGCATCTTTCATGAGAAGGCACATAGTTTATCTCCAAGGTGCTGTGGACCTGCTCCAGCCACTTCAGCCAACCTACATGGAAGGGAGTGGAACACAAGGGGACATGACAGTCTTAACAGGATAGATGCTACTCATAGCAGCTTCATACGCTCCACAAGAGTGCTGCCCTTACAAAAAGAATGCTCTAGTGATGAAGAATATCTCTCCTTACCACCTAGACTCAAGGAGTTAGAGACATTGGCTCTGCAGCTTACTGATCTGTCACTGAACATGAGGAAACCTGAACATGATAGTGCAGAAGGCAGCTTCCCATGCATCAGTGTGAATGGAAAGCAGCTTTCATCAGAGGTTCAGGCAGATGGTGGCAGCAATGAGAGTCAGTGGGAATTGTATTGTGATTCTCCCTGTAGTTTTCAGGAACATGGTGAAGAGGACCTTCCGAGCAATCAGAGCTGGAAAGGCCCTGAAAATGTGTTGAGGAAGACTGCTAGCAGTGATCTTGTAGAAATAGGATGCCCAGAGTTCCTAAATAGCAGAAGCCATCAGGTAAAGCAGGAAAAGGATGGGGACTCCCTTGCACACCGTATTAag AAATTTTGCGACCAACTAGAAGAACTCATTTGCTGGCTGCACAAAGTAGCAGAAGTTACAGACAACTGGATTCTTCCCAAGCCAGATGTTGAAAGTGTTAAGGCATCACTGCAAAACTACCTG GAGTTCAAACAGGATTTAGCTGAACATGAAGCACTGACGGAAGGTGTCTTGCAGGATGGTGAAAGGCTTCTCAAATGCATGACATCAAATTCACCAG TTCTACAGGATACCCTTTGTTTAATTGAAAAACAATCTGATGAGCTTGAAAGCCATGCTGAACGCCTGTACGAGGCTGTTCTGGCAGCTGTGGATGCCCTTGGTGCTGGCTTGGTGAAGAACTGTGATGCACAACAAATAGTTGAACAATCAGAGTCATCCAA ATAA
- the CEP68 gene encoding centrosomal protein of 68 kDa isoform X1 yields MMNTVRHSESSLLDSPGIVPPRSVTSACYDPAPRSPHIFDTDYRKQMLFAPNSSTPKHLLGKKTPHGTSILPRTSISLQSPDVCDFGQEKMIRSKSFSTARARLLPETSASWDLHHLADHEERTMPSTCKQLPMISYSLMGQVRKMSSFQADYWACAIPDSLPPSPDRQSPHWNPNKEYEDLLDYTYPLRPKYKLVKNSKDSPIHDSGIELDSFSISPESTLKSVGMQDQEHQVLATQSTQRFLTPLLKKLENPALGSHDNLSPFGKVSFVDGGPSTDRSGIFHEKAHSLSPRCCGPAPATSANLHGREWNTRGHDSLNRIDATHSSFIRSTRVLPLQKECSSDEEYLSLPPRLKELETLALQLTDLSLNMRKPEHDSAEGSFPCISVNGKQLSSEVQADGGSNESQWELYCDSPCSFQEHGEEDLPSNQSWKGPENVLRKTASSDLVEIGCPEFLNSRSHQVKQEKDGDSLAHRIKQKFCDQLEELICWLHKVAEVTDNWILPKPDVESVKASLQNYLEFKQDLAEHEALTEGVLQDGERLLKCMTSNSPVLQDTLCLIEKQSDELESHAERLYEAVLAAVDALGAGLVKNCDAQQIVEQSESSK; encoded by the exons ATG ATGAATACAGTCAGACACTCAGAGTCCAGTTTGTTGGATTCACCAGGGATTGTGCCACCCAGATCTGTGACTTCTGCCTGTTACGACCCTGCCCCCAGATCCCCCCACATCTTTGATACTGACTACAGGAAGCAGATGTTGTTTGCCCCTAATTCATCCACTCCAAAACATTTGCTgggtaaaaaaaccccacatggaACATCCATACTACCTAGAACCAGCATTTCCTTACAGTCTCCAGATGTGTGTGATTTTGGACAAGAGAAAATGATAAGATCAAAAAGTTTTTCAACTGCAAGGGCTCGGTTGTTGCCTGAGACATCCGCTTCTTGGGATCTTCACCATCTGGCTGACCATGAAGAAAGGACCATGCCAAGCACATGCAAGCAACTGCCTATGATTAGTTATTCATTGATGGGGCAAGTGAGAAAGATGTCCTCTTTCCAGGCTGATTATTGGGCATGTGCAATTCCTGATTCCTTACCGCCATCACCAGACCGTCAGTCCCCTCACTGGAACCCTAATAAAGAATATGAAGACTTACTTGATTATACCTACCCTTTAAGGCCAAAATACAAGCTTGTAAAGAACTCCAAAGACTCCCCTATCCATGATTCTGGGATTGAACTTGACAGCTTTTCTATTTCCCCTGAAAGCACCCTGAAATCTGTGGGCATGCAGGACCAAGAACATCAGGTTCTGGCGACCCAGAGTACACAAAGGTTTTTAACCCCCTTGTTGAAAAAACTAGAAAACCCAGCTCTGGGTTCTCATGACAATCTTTCACCCTTTGGGAAAGTGTCCTTTGTAGATGGTGGTCCCTCTACTGACAGAAGTGGCATCTTTCATGAGAAGGCACATAGTTTATCTCCAAGGTGCTGTGGACCTGCTCCAGCCACTTCAGCCAACCTACATGGAAGGGAGTGGAACACAAGGGGACATGACAGTCTTAACAGGATAGATGCTACTCATAGCAGCTTCATACGCTCCACAAGAGTGCTGCCCTTACAAAAAGAATGCTCTAGTGATGAAGAATATCTCTCCTTACCACCTAGACTCAAGGAGTTAGAGACATTGGCTCTGCAGCTTACTGATCTGTCACTGAACATGAGGAAACCTGAACATGATAGTGCAGAAGGCAGCTTCCCATGCATCAGTGTGAATGGAAAGCAGCTTTCATCAGAGGTTCAGGCAGATGGTGGCAGCAATGAGAGTCAGTGGGAATTGTATTGTGATTCTCCCTGTAGTTTTCAGGAACATGGTGAAGAGGACCTTCCGAGCAATCAGAGCTGGAAAGGCCCTGAAAATGTGTTGAGGAAGACTGCTAGCAGTGATCTTGTAGAAATAGGATGCCCAGAGTTCCTAAATAGCAGAAGCCATCAGGTAAAGCAGGAAAAGGATGGGGACTCCCTTGCACACCGTATTAag CAGAAATTTTGCGACCAACTAGAAGAACTCATTTGCTGGCTGCACAAAGTAGCAGAAGTTACAGACAACTGGATTCTTCCCAAGCCAGATGTTGAAAGTGTTAAGGCATCACTGCAAAACTACCTG GAGTTCAAACAGGATTTAGCTGAACATGAAGCACTGACGGAAGGTGTCTTGCAGGATGGTGAAAGGCTTCTCAAATGCATGACATCAAATTCACCAG TTCTACAGGATACCCTTTGTTTAATTGAAAAACAATCTGATGAGCTTGAAAGCCATGCTGAACGCCTGTACGAGGCTGTTCTGGCAGCTGTGGATGCCCTTGGTGCTGGCTTGGTGAAGAACTGTGATGCACAACAAATAGTTGAACAATCAGAGTCATCCAA ATAA